Part of the Onthophagus taurus isolate NC chromosome 11, IU_Otau_3.0, whole genome shotgun sequence genome is shown below.
agaaaaactatggtcacagcaatcaactagacatttcggcggccaaacctatttttagttataacttcgtaatgctgtatcccataattttgattttctagaacaataactagaacaactagaacaacccagaacaacagagaaaattagatttttccaaaaatggggggctagtcaaaaaacccgttttttcggttttctcgcggagtttttattttttcgatttgccggtttggaacaatgtagaacaactctaaaacaatctagaacaacaatgaaaaatttaaaaatcaaaaaatgggggctaacttcctgCACTCGAGAGGTTGTTAGATGAACAACACTGACAACAAGAATGATGCACAAATATTAAATCTATATTTGTCACAATCGTAGATATCGATAGATAGTTCATTATTCCGATATTATGTTTGTGGCCCTGAGAAGGGCCGTTTGTTAATGTGCCGCGGCGGCAAGGATGTAAGAGGAAATTAAGCTTTTTTCTCGGTCTTCTTAGGTAACAAAACAGCTTGTATATTCGGAAGCACACCTCCTTGTGCAATAGTTACTCCAgatagtaatttatttaattcttcgtCGTTACGTATGGCCAATTGTAAATGTCTAGGGATGATACGGGTCTTCTTGTTATCTCTAGCGGCGTTACCGGCCAACTCAAGAACTTCGGCTGCTAAGTACTCCATTACGGCCGCCAAATATACGGGAGCCCCGGCTCCTACACGTTCCGCATAATTGCCCTTCCTCAGCAACCTGTGAATACGGCCAACGGGAAATTGTAATCCGGCACGACTGGATCTGGACTTTGCTTTCCCTTTAACTTTTCCACCTTTTCCTCGACCCGACATGGCGACTTAGATTAGTTGATTGTTGATTTAATGTGTGACGAAAACTTCAACAATATGGTTCTAGTTTCAATGCGAGCGAAACCGTtgtcttaaaatatttatacgcATCTGCGCCGACGTATCAACCAATAGCTGCCGTCAGCTAAGCGGTAGCAACAGGAGGCGTGGCCTACTGATCCGACGCTTCCACGTTTTAAACGACAaagacagatttttttttttaatactgtAGACGCGAACGCTCTGTTAACGTCGTGCGAGTACTGAGCGATATCATAATCttgaaatcgatttattattattaactaatcaACAATGCCACCGAAAACTAGTGGAAAAGCAGCAAAAAAGGCCGGTAAAGCgcaaaaaaacatttcgaaaacCGACAAAAAGAAGAAGCGCAAGAGGAAGGAAAGCTACGCTATTTACATTTACAAGGTATTGAAGCAAGTTCATCCTGACACTGGCATTTCGAGTAAAGCTATGAGCATCATGAACAGCTTTGTGAACGACATTTTCGAGCGAATTGCCGCGGAAGCGTCTCGTTTGGCCCATTATAACAAAAGATCGACGATTACCAGTCGCGAAATTCAAACGGCCGTCAGACTTCTATTACCGGGAGAATTGGCGAAGCACGCCGTAAGTGAAGGCACCAAAGCTGTTACGAAATACACAAGTTCCAAATAATTTctctaca
Proteins encoded:
- the LOC139432165 gene encoding histone H2B → MPPKTSGKAAKKAGKAQKNISKTDKKKKRKRKESYAIYIYKVLKQVHPDTGISSKAMSIMNSFVNDIFERIAAEASRLAHYNKRSTITSREIQTAVRLLLPGELAKHAVSEGTKAVTKYTSSK
- the LOC139432197 gene encoding histone H2A: MSGRGKGGKVKGKAKSRSSRAGLQFPVGRIHRLLRKGNYAERVGAGAPVYLAAVMEYLAAEVLELAGNAARDNKKTRIIPRHLQLAIRNDEELNKLLSGVTIAQGGVLPNIQAVLLPKKTEKKA